GTAGGTGGGCGTGATCGTCACCGACACCCGCCCGTCCTCCTCGGTCACGTCACGCAGCACGCCGAGATCGGCCAGCGTCAGCACCGGCAGCTCGGGATCCCGAACCCGAGCCGCAACCTCCAACGCGGTTACCATTTCGCCCCCGGCAACGACCGGTGCAGGTGCTGCATCTCGGCCAGCAGGTAGCCGAACGCCTCGGTGTGCACGCCGTCGCGCCCGGCCCGCCCGTTGACCCGCGCCGCGGGCACGTCCGCCGGACGCGTCAGCCCGGCCGCCGACAGCACGGTGTCCAGCACACCGTCCACTTCGGACCGCAGCTCGGCCGGGTCCACCGCGACACCGGCCAACCGCGTCTCCACCGGAGACGGCGCGAACAGCTCGTCCAGGAACGGCCACACCCGCTCAAGCCCCGCCTGCATCCGCTTGTGCGACTCGTCCGTGCCGTCACCCAGCCGCACGACCCACTGGGCCGCGTGGTCACGGTGGTAGGCCAGTTCCTTCAACCCCTTGGCCGCCACCGCCGCCAACACCGGGTCCGCGCTGCCCCGCAGCCGCGAGTACTGCGCGATCTTCCACGACGAGAACACCAGCAGCCGGGCCATGGTCGTGGCGAAGTCACCACCGGCGAACGGACCGCACTCGATCTCCGCCAGGTGCACGTTCAGGAGGTCGCGCTCGTCGCGCAGGAACGCCAGCGCGTCCTCGTCCCGACCCCCGCCCTCGACCTCACCGGCCCTGGTCAGCAGCAACCGGGCCTGGCCGAGCAGATCCAGCGCGATGTTGGCCAGCGCGACGTCCTCCTCCAGCTCCGGCGCGCGGGAACACCACTCGGCCAGCCGGTGGGACAGGATCAGCGCGTCGTCGCCGAGCATCAGGCAGTACGCCGCGAGGTCGGCGCGGTCGACGTCCGGCACGTCCCGGTCGACCCCGGCCAACGCCTCGGTGAACCCGGTGCCGAACGCCCAGTGCGTGTCCTCGTGGTCGATCAAGGACTCGTAGGCATTGTCGAAGCTCATAGGTGCGGCACGTCCTCGGGGATCTCGTAGAACGTGGGGTGCCGGTAGACCTTGTCCCCGCTGGGCTCGAAGAACGGGTCCTTCTCGTCCGGCGACGACGCGGTGATCGCCACCGCCGGCACCACCCAGATCGACACGCCCTCGTTGCGCCGGGTGTAGACGTCACGCGCGTTGCGGACGGCCATCTCGGCGTCCGGCGCGTGCAGCGACCCGACGTGCACGTGGTTCAACCCGCGCTTGCCGCGCACGAACACTTCCCACAGAGGCCAAGACGAGCTCATGTGCACACCTCGCCAAGGCTCGGCGTGACAAGAGCCCAGAACACTGTGTTGAATGATTCGCTCGCAAGCTCGCTCATGCCACACCTTCCCGCTCAACACGACGGGAGGCGTGCGCCGCAGCGGCCGCACGGACCCATTCGCCGTCCTCGTGCGCCTTGCGCCGGTGCGCGATGCGCTGCGCGTTCGTCGGCCCGTTACCCCCGACGACCTGCCAGAACTCGTCCCAGTCGGGCTGCCCGAAGTCGTGGTGCCCGCGTTCGGCGTTCCACTTCAGCTCGGGGTCGGGCAGCGTCACGCCCAGCTTCTCCGCCTGCGGCACGGACATGTCCACGAACTTCTGCCGCAGCTCGTCGTTGGTGTTGCGCTTGATGCGCCACTTCATCGACTGCTCGGTGTTGGACGACTCGGCGTCCGGCGGGCCGAACATCATCAGCGACGGCCACCACCAGCGGTCCACCGACTCCTGCACCATCGCGCGCTGGGCGTCGGTACCGGCCATCATCGTCATCAGCAGTTCGTAGCCCTGCCGCTGATGGAAGGACTCCTCCTTGCAGATCCGGATCATCGCCCGCGCGTACGGCCCGTAGGACGTGCGGCACAACGGCACCTGGTTGCAGATCGCGGCGCCGTCCACCAGCCAGCCGATCACACCGACGTCGGCGTAGGACAACGTCGGGTAGTTGAAGATCGAGGAGTACTTCTGCCGACCAGAGATGAGCATCCCGGTCAGGTCGTCCCGGTCCGCGCCCAGCGTCTCGGTCGCGGCGTAAAGGTACAGGCCGTGCCCGGCCTCGTCCTGGACCTTGGCCAGCAGGATCGCCTTGCGGCGCAGCGACGGCGCGCGGCTGATCCAGTTGCCCTCCGGCTGCATGCCGATGATCTCGGAGTGCGCGTGCTGCGCGATCTGCCTGACCAGCGTGCGGCGGTAGCCGTCGGGCATCCAGTCACGCGGCTCGACGCGCTGCTCGGCCG
This is a stretch of genomic DNA from Saccharothrix ecbatanensis. It encodes these proteins:
- the paaC gene encoding 1,2-phenylacetyl-CoA epoxidase subunit PaaC, with amino-acid sequence MSFDNAYESLIDHEDTHWAFGTGFTEALAGVDRDVPDVDRADLAAYCLMLGDDALILSHRLAEWCSRAPELEEDVALANIALDLLGQARLLLTRAGEVEGGGRDEDALAFLRDERDLLNVHLAEIECGPFAGGDFATTMARLLVFSSWKIAQYSRLRGSADPVLAAVAAKGLKELAYHRDHAAQWVVRLGDGTDESHKRMQAGLERVWPFLDELFAPSPVETRLAGVAVDPAELRSEVDGVLDTVLSAAGLTRPADVPAARVNGRAGRDGVHTEAFGYLLAEMQHLHRSLPGAKW
- the paaA gene encoding 1,2-phenylacetyl-CoA epoxidase subunit PaaA, which gives rise to MDLEAQFERTVAAEQRVEPRDWMPDGYRRTLVRQIAQHAHSEIIGMQPEGNWISRAPSLRRKAILLAKVQDEAGHGLYLYAATETLGADRDDLTGMLISGRQKYSSIFNYPTLSYADVGVIGWLVDGAAICNQVPLCRTSYGPYARAMIRICKEESFHQRQGYELLMTMMAGTDAQRAMVQESVDRWWWPSLMMFGPPDAESSNTEQSMKWRIKRNTNDELRQKFVDMSVPQAEKLGVTLPDPELKWNAERGHHDFGQPDWDEFWQVVGGNGPTNAQRIAHRRKAHEDGEWVRAAAAAHASRRVEREGVA
- the paaB gene encoding 1,2-phenylacetyl-CoA epoxidase subunit PaaB — translated: MSSSWPLWEVFVRGKRGLNHVHVGSLHAPDAEMAVRNARDVYTRRNEGVSIWVVPAVAITASSPDEKDPFFEPSGDKVYRHPTFYEIPEDVPHL